The Congregibacter litoralis KT71 genome contains a region encoding:
- a CDS encoding NAD(P)(+) transhydrogenase (Re/Si-specific) subunit beta produces the protein MIVSVSPFGIQLAYVVSAALFIYGLKLLGSAATARRGNTISAAGMLLAIVAALLDQGIVEYQWIFAGFIVGGAIGASASRLVQMTAMPEMVALFNGFGGLASLLVGAAAISGDAGVFTLVTIVLSILIGGVTFTGSLVAYGKLSEKISSAAVQFSGQQMVNSVIIFAIFVSGWLFCLYPETPFWLILMIALSLAFGIMAVIPIGGADMPVVISLLNSYSGLAACAAGFAINNNILIVAGSLVGASGIILTQIMCKAMNRSLSNVLFSGFAAVSDEESVVEGEIKPISAEDAYYILEAATSVAIIPGYGMAVAQAQHVVKELTELLEKNGAEVNFGIHPVAGRMPGHMNVLLAEADVPYDQLLEMDDINPRMETVDVAIVIGANDVVNPAARDVESSPIYGMPVINVDQARTVFVLKRSMASGFAGIENPLFYKDNTRMLFGDAKESIGSLVRELGNS, from the coding sequence TTGATTGTGAGCGTATCTCCTTTCGGAATTCAGCTGGCTTATGTCGTTTCTGCGGCGCTGTTTATCTATGGCCTGAAGCTTCTTGGCTCCGCCGCCACGGCTCGCCGGGGTAACACTATTTCCGCAGCGGGCATGCTTCTGGCTATTGTCGCTGCGTTGCTGGATCAGGGCATCGTCGAGTACCAGTGGATCTTTGCCGGCTTTATCGTCGGAGGTGCCATCGGCGCATCGGCCTCGCGTCTGGTACAGATGACAGCCATGCCTGAGATGGTGGCGCTGTTCAACGGTTTTGGCGGACTTGCCAGCTTACTTGTGGGTGCGGCCGCGATCAGCGGCGATGCGGGCGTCTTTACCCTCGTCACCATCGTGCTGTCGATTCTCATCGGTGGCGTCACGTTCACCGGGTCGCTCGTGGCCTACGGCAAGCTGAGCGAGAAAATCAGCAGCGCTGCCGTGCAGTTCAGTGGCCAGCAGATGGTCAACAGCGTGATCATCTTTGCCATCTTCGTCAGTGGCTGGCTGTTTTGCCTGTATCCGGAGACGCCTTTCTGGCTCATCCTGATGATTGCCCTGTCCCTGGCCTTTGGCATCATGGCGGTGATCCCCATCGGTGGCGCCGACATGCCAGTGGTGATCTCGCTGCTGAACTCGTATTCAGGGCTTGCTGCCTGTGCCGCGGGTTTCGCGATCAACAACAATATCCTGATCGTCGCGGGCTCCCTCGTGGGCGCCTCGGGCATCATCCTCACGCAAATCATGTGTAAGGCGATGAACCGCTCCCTGTCCAACGTACTGTTCAGTGGTTTTGCGGCGGTGAGTGATGAAGAGTCCGTGGTGGAAGGCGAAATCAAGCCTATCTCTGCCGAAGACGCTTACTACATTCTCGAAGCTGCAACGAGCGTTGCGATCATCCCCGGCTACGGCATGGCGGTGGCGCAGGCGCAGCACGTGGTGAAAGAGCTCACGGAACTCCTCGAGAAGAACGGTGCCGAGGTGAACTTTGGTATTCACCCCGTTGCGGGTCGTATGCCGGGACACATGAACGTTCTCCTTGCTGAGGCGGACGTGCCCTATGACCAGTTGCTGGAAATGGATGACATCAATCCGCGCATGGAGACCGTCGATGTGGCGATTGTGATCGGCGCCAATGATGTCGTGAACCCGGCGGCCCGCGATGTGGAGTCCTCGCCCATTTACGGTATGCCGGTGATCAATGTCGACCAGGCGCGCACAGTGTTTGTGCTCAAGCGCTCCATGGCTTCTGGCTTTGCCGGTATCGAGAATCCTCTCTTTTACAAGGACAACACACGGATGTTGTTTGGCGACGCCAAGGAATCCATTGGCAGCCTCGTCCGGGAACTGGGCAACAGCTAG
- a CDS encoding hemerythrin domain-containing protein translates to MAVTQSRSTSAKSSRRPVGSEPMDLQAFADQHESDVSEAPMLAALRAEHRHIASVLALLSDHLNAIERSELVDTHVIYEIMDYMVTWPDRFHHPREDVIYGYAADIDHKLAEDRRRLERDHDHMLRNGRDLLQAVEDWRRGELGGAEVVRMGREYVQASYGHMSFEEQEVFPAIDAVLTHADWRELSADDQLKPVGDPVFGRRVQREFRNMARKLRRSLRRGVERQAVAEWVSMESLFEAYEVVNMANQNGRAITRDQLKRGLREASYIVLDEPLKAPLLCAANNTRLTLQWLDEIQGVYRDAMTDLLRVNRERKDRMRLLRRAGRPG, encoded by the coding sequence ATGGCGGTCACGCAGTCGCGATCGACATCAGCTAAATCTTCCCGGCGACCCGTAGGCTCCGAGCCCATGGATCTTCAGGCTTTTGCCGATCAGCACGAGAGCGACGTGTCCGAAGCCCCCATGCTGGCTGCCCTGCGCGCAGAGCACCGGCATATTGCCAGTGTCCTCGCCCTGCTGTCCGACCATCTCAACGCCATCGAGCGCAGTGAGCTGGTGGACACCCACGTGATCTACGAGATCATGGACTATATGGTGACCTGGCCCGACCGCTTTCATCACCCCCGGGAAGACGTCATCTACGGCTATGCTGCGGATATTGACCATAAACTGGCCGAGGATCGTCGCCGTCTTGAGCGGGACCACGACCACATGCTGCGTAATGGCCGGGATCTACTCCAGGCGGTGGAAGACTGGCGTCGGGGTGAGCTGGGGGGTGCTGAGGTGGTGCGCATGGGTCGCGAATATGTGCAGGCCTCCTACGGACACATGAGCTTTGAGGAGCAGGAAGTGTTTCCCGCCATCGACGCGGTGCTCACCCATGCCGATTGGCGGGAGTTGTCTGCGGACGATCAGCTCAAGCCCGTGGGCGACCCGGTTTTCGGGCGTCGTGTGCAGAGAGAGTTTCGCAACATGGCTCGAAAGCTGCGTCGCAGTTTACGTCGGGGCGTGGAACGCCAGGCCGTGGCGGAGTGGGTGAGCATGGAGTCGCTGTTTGAAGCCTATGAGGTGGTCAACATGGCGAACCAGAATGGCCGGGCCATCACCCGGGATCAGCTGAAGAGGGGGCTGCGCGAGGCCAGCTATATTGTGCTCGACGAGCCCCTCAAGGCGCCGCTGCTCTGTGCGGCGAACAACACGCGTCTGACGCTGCAGTGGTTAGACGAGATTCAGGGGGTTTATCGTGATGCGATGACAGACCTTCTGAGAGTAAACCGCGAGCGCAAGGATCGCATGCGCTTGCTGCGCAGAGCCGGCAGACCGGGCTAG
- a CDS encoding MarR family winged helix-turn-helix transcriptional regulator, which yields MADLLDDVLVSLRRILRATSIHSRKLGKSVGITAPQLMVLRAVNANDGLTATEVANAVSLSQATITAIVSKLEARELLHRERSSVDKRRVHVSLTEAGREVLVEAPKPLQESFSRRFEALPRWEQHQLVSSLERIALMMDAEDLDAAPLLTDHPEMH from the coding sequence ATGGCTGATTTACTTGATGATGTACTCGTATCCCTTCGCCGCATTCTGCGCGCGACGAGTATTCACTCGCGGAAGCTGGGCAAATCCGTGGGAATCACGGCGCCCCAACTCATGGTACTGCGGGCTGTGAACGCCAATGACGGGCTCACAGCCACGGAAGTCGCAAATGCCGTCAGCCTGAGTCAGGCGACAATAACCGCCATCGTCTCGAAGCTAGAAGCGCGGGAACTTCTCCACCGGGAGAGAAGCAGTGTGGACAAGCGCCGGGTCCATGTATCCCTCACCGAGGCCGGTCGCGAGGTATTGGTGGAGGCGCCCAAGCCGCTGCAGGAGAGCTTCTCGCGACGCTTCGAAGCGCTGCCCCGCTGGGAGCAGCACCAGCTGGTGTCGTCTCTGGAGCGCATTGCGCTGATGATGGATGCCGAGGATCTCGACGCGGCACCGCTGCTGACGGATCATCCCGAGATGCACTAG
- a CDS encoding tetratricopeptide repeat-containing sulfotransferase family protein, whose product MSEAERPASPGATLSPTTAAGSLSADVQALMRKGNIADALALLQSRLQDAPEDGEALYFAAVCARMSQSFGAAQGYLDTLLHLEPGNGRGLQEQAHLYRDTRQFDRAIDAYGEALRANPALLASYRQRLALLRDAGREQEANVTAAQLQKVEALPKPLLAVTDLIAQGRILKAEQLCRQFLMQAPSHTEGMRLLADIGSRLGALEEANFLLETACELDPDNVALRIDFIRVLSKRQRFEASLEQAERLLRTAPQNLQFQSLRAIELLQLGRYEEAIAGFNGILEQLPGDAITLTSKGHALKTLGDSGSAIGAYETASKASLGGGEAWYALANLKTYQFDDGQLENMQAQLAANPPLGDRIYLAFALGKAFEDRSNFERSFENYALGNDLKRASLNYQSAGFEREVDAQCEGFTRALAERQGNRGCEAPDPIFIVGMPRAGSTLLEQILATHSQIDGTRELPNILSLAQRLRRQRNSADETPGYPGILADMPADELQKLGQEFIEETRIHRGDAPFFIDKMPNNFRHIGLIKLILPRARIIDARREPMACCFSNFKQLFAEGQEFSYDLADLGHYYRQYERLMSHWDTVLPGSVHRLQHEALLDDFEGELRRLLDFLELPFEERCLRFYETDRPVRTPSSEQVRQPLFRDAVEQWQNYSPWLTPLRAALEATGE is encoded by the coding sequence TTGAGTGAGGCTGAGCGCCCGGCATCCCCGGGCGCGACTCTTTCCCCAACGACAGCGGCAGGCTCCCTGAGCGCCGATGTTCAAGCGCTGATGCGCAAAGGCAATATTGCCGATGCGCTGGCGCTGCTCCAATCCCGATTACAGGATGCTCCGGAAGACGGAGAGGCGCTGTATTTTGCCGCCGTCTGCGCACGCATGAGTCAGTCCTTTGGGGCAGCACAGGGCTATCTCGACACCCTGCTGCACCTCGAGCCCGGTAATGGCCGGGGCCTGCAGGAACAGGCGCATCTTTATCGTGATACCCGGCAGTTCGATCGGGCCATCGACGCCTACGGTGAGGCCCTGAGGGCCAACCCGGCGCTACTGGCGAGCTATCGGCAACGCCTTGCACTCCTTCGCGACGCGGGTCGCGAGCAGGAAGCAAACGTCACCGCGGCACAGCTTCAGAAAGTCGAAGCTCTCCCCAAACCGCTGCTCGCAGTCACGGATCTCATTGCCCAGGGCCGGATTCTCAAAGCCGAGCAACTGTGCCGGCAATTTCTCATGCAGGCACCGAGTCACACCGAGGGAATGCGCCTGCTGGCCGATATCGGTTCCCGCCTTGGCGCCCTTGAGGAGGCAAATTTTCTGCTCGAAACTGCCTGTGAGCTGGACCCGGACAATGTTGCTCTGCGCATCGATTTTATTCGCGTCCTGAGCAAGCGCCAGCGCTTCGAGGCATCCCTGGAGCAGGCGGAGCGTCTTCTTCGCACAGCACCTCAGAATCTGCAGTTTCAATCCCTCAGAGCCATTGAGCTCTTGCAGCTGGGCCGGTACGAGGAGGCTATCGCGGGCTTCAACGGTATCCTGGAGCAACTGCCCGGGGACGCCATCACTCTGACCTCCAAAGGACATGCTCTGAAAACCCTGGGCGACAGCGGATCGGCTATCGGCGCCTATGAGACCGCAAGCAAGGCGAGCCTTGGCGGCGGTGAGGCCTGGTATGCCCTCGCCAATCTCAAAACCTATCAGTTCGATGACGGCCAGCTGGAGAACATGCAGGCTCAGCTCGCCGCCAATCCTCCCCTGGGGGACCGCATTTATCTCGCTTTTGCTCTGGGCAAGGCCTTTGAGGACCGCAGTAATTTTGAGCGCTCCTTTGAGAACTATGCCCTGGGCAACGATCTCAAGCGCGCGAGCCTCAACTACCAGAGCGCAGGGTTTGAGCGCGAGGTGGACGCGCAATGCGAGGGCTTTACGCGGGCACTGGCTGAGCGGCAGGGCAACCGGGGCTGCGAGGCGCCGGATCCCATTTTCATTGTAGGCATGCCCCGGGCGGGAAGTACCTTACTGGAGCAGATTCTGGCTACCCACAGTCAGATTGACGGCACACGGGAGCTCCCCAACATCCTGTCCCTCGCCCAGCGCCTCCGCCGACAGCGCAACAGCGCCGATGAGACACCAGGCTACCCCGGTATTCTCGCGGATATGCCCGCCGATGAACTGCAAAAGCTGGGGCAGGAGTTCATCGAGGAAACGCGCATACACCGCGGCGACGCCCCGTTTTTTATCGACAAAATGCCCAACAATTTTCGGCACATCGGTCTGATTAAGCTCATACTTCCCCGCGCCAGGATTATCGATGCCCGTCGCGAGCCCATGGCCTGCTGCTTCAGCAACTTCAAGCAGCTGTTTGCCGAGGGACAGGAGTTCAGCTACGACCTGGCTGATCTGGGACATTATTACCGGCAGTACGAGCGCCTGATGTCGCACTGGGATACGGTGCTGCCGGGGAGCGTACACCGCTTGCAGCACGAGGCTTTACTGGATGATTTTGAGGGAGAGCTCCGCCGTCTTCTTGATTTTCTGGAACTCCCCTTTGAGGAGCGTTGCCTGCGTTTTTATGAGACCGATCGTCCCGTGCGCACGCCCTCATCAGAACAGGTTCGCCAGCCGCTGTTTCGCGATGCCGTGGAGCAATGGCAGAATTATTCACCATGGTTAACGCCGCTCCGTGCCGCCCTGGAGGCCACCGGGGAATGA
- a CDS encoding TonB-dependent receptor: MLSRNKLNLATRAAVLASVAGGSLTSASAYAQLEEVIVTATKRSASTQDIPVSVQALGENTLNDMGVTNFEDYLVQLPGVTAGGSGPGQNTIYIRGVASTTPNLTTAGVAGLSPNVALYLDEQPLAQPGRNLDVYAADMNRIEVLAGPQGTLFGASSQAGTVRLITNKPDFSGTYGKMKLGTAFTKGGEMSNSVEGMLNMPVTEKLALRGVVYVDRMGGYIDNVAGTLNARESARFRPEGTMRANGVPVSAQREGFQAGADLSDVTFIDADNSTKTEDDFNDTTYSGFRLSGLYTINADWDLQVSHMQQQLDSDGVFFSDPELGDYNVTRFQPDSIDDEFSNTAWTLTGRIGELEVLYSGAFTDRQTDQLVDYADYLFVGQYLPYYICDSSVSYPGDAAPSGTCQAPDLFVGSTTKTEVSTHEIRLNTAEDRRIRATVGAFYSDLELKERNDFTYPGSTQIDGYGVQTGFSPNFPFTTGYRSDEGPFPDGVIFRNDVRRTDEQMGVFGEVTMDITDDLALTLGARWYDIEVGLEGSANASFCNLFQPDSNSFGTDISDLYNGDGQITFRGTCDPDAQITYTLDNIEDAPDQVAAALREAPTSAQTDGVIGKISLSYTPTQDQLWFVTLSEGFRPGLLNRPGGAAGPNGYQVPFALDTDDVTNYELGWKLDLLDQSLRFNGSLFFVDIERLQTTIFDPSITNLFFSDNAANAEVMGLEGSLDWAPASLPGLVVTGSFSMLDTEITEVLTPTNDVRKGDSLAFAPEFQATVRARYNWDLNNGLRAHVMPHLAYSDESFSDIIAINRQTVDSWLMLGFTAGVSNTQWTAEVYVDNLTNEAAELSNNFVNDRDRVTLARPMTGGVRFTWNFE, translated from the coding sequence ATGCTATCCAGAAACAAGTTGAACCTCGCGACCCGCGCGGCGGTACTTGCCAGTGTTGCCGGCGGCAGCCTGACCAGCGCCAGCGCCTACGCCCAGCTCGAAGAAGTGATCGTCACGGCCACCAAGCGCTCCGCGAGCACCCAGGACATCCCCGTCTCCGTACAGGCGCTGGGAGAGAACACCCTCAACGACATGGGTGTGACCAACTTCGAGGACTACCTCGTCCAGCTACCGGGGGTCACAGCGGGGGGTAGCGGTCCCGGACAGAACACCATTTACATCCGCGGTGTCGCGTCCACCACGCCCAACCTGACCACCGCCGGCGTTGCGGGCCTGTCGCCCAACGTCGCCCTGTATCTTGATGAGCAGCCCCTGGCACAACCCGGACGAAACCTCGACGTCTACGCAGCGGATATGAACCGCATCGAGGTGCTGGCGGGCCCCCAGGGCACGCTGTTCGGGGCAAGCTCCCAGGCGGGCACCGTGCGCTTGATCACCAACAAGCCTGACTTCAGCGGGACCTACGGAAAAATGAAGCTAGGCACGGCCTTCACCAAGGGCGGTGAAATGAGCAACAGCGTGGAAGGTATGCTCAACATGCCCGTCACGGAGAAGCTCGCATTGCGCGGCGTCGTCTACGTCGACCGCATGGGTGGCTATATCGACAACGTTGCCGGCACCCTCAACGCAAGAGAAAGCGCCCGCTTCCGCCCCGAAGGCACCATGCGGGCCAACGGTGTGCCCGTGAGCGCCCAGCGCGAGGGCTTCCAGGCCGGCGCAGACCTCTCGGATGTGACCTTCATCGACGCAGACAACAGCACCAAAACCGAAGACGACTTTAACGACACCACCTACTCCGGCTTCCGTCTTTCGGGTCTTTACACCATCAATGCCGACTGGGACCTCCAGGTGTCGCACATGCAGCAGCAGCTGGATTCTGACGGGGTTTTCTTCTCGGACCCGGAACTGGGCGATTACAACGTAACGCGCTTTCAGCCTGACAGCATCGATGACGAATTCAGCAATACCGCCTGGACTCTCACGGGACGCATTGGTGAGCTGGAAGTACTCTACTCCGGCGCCTTCACCGACCGTCAAACGGACCAACTCGTTGACTATGCGGACTATCTGTTCGTGGGACAGTATCTGCCCTACTACATCTGTGACAGCTCCGTCTCCTACCCCGGTGACGCGGCCCCCAGCGGCACCTGCCAGGCGCCGGACCTCTTTGTCGGCAGTACCACCAAGACCGAGGTGAGCACCCATGAGATTCGGCTGAACACGGCCGAAGACCGTCGCATTCGCGCCACCGTGGGTGCCTTTTACAGCGACCTGGAACTGAAGGAACGCAACGACTTTACCTATCCGGGCTCCACACAAATCGATGGCTACGGTGTACAGACCGGCTTCTCTCCCAACTTCCCGTTCACCACCGGGTATCGCTCCGATGAGGGTCCCTTCCCCGACGGCGTGATCTTCCGTAACGATGTGCGCCGCACCGACGAGCAGATGGGTGTGTTTGGTGAAGTCACCATGGACATCACCGACGACCTGGCCCTCACCCTGGGAGCCCGCTGGTACGATATCGAAGTAGGCCTCGAAGGCAGCGCCAACGCCTCCTTCTGTAACCTCTTCCAGCCGGATTCAAACTCCTTTGGTACGGACATCTCGGACCTGTATAACGGTGACGGACAGATCACCTTCCGGGGCACCTGTGATCCCGATGCTCAGATCACCTACACCCTCGACAACATCGAGGACGCTCCGGATCAGGTGGCTGCTGCTTTGCGCGAGGCTCCCACGTCGGCGCAAACCGACGGTGTTATCGGCAAGATAAGCCTGTCCTACACGCCTACCCAGGACCAGCTGTGGTTTGTCACGCTGTCCGAGGGTTTCCGTCCGGGACTCCTCAACCGACCCGGAGGCGCAGCAGGTCCTAACGGGTACCAGGTGCCCTTTGCCCTGGATACGGACGATGTAACGAACTATGAACTGGGCTGGAAGCTCGATCTCCTGGATCAGTCTCTGCGCTTTAACGGTTCCTTGTTCTTCGTGGACATTGAGCGTCTGCAAACCACGATTTTCGATCCCAGCATCACGAATCTGTTCTTCTCGGATAACGCGGCAAACGCCGAGGTTATGGGCCTTGAAGGCTCCCTGGACTGGGCGCCTGCGTCACTGCCAGGGCTGGTGGTTACGGGCTCTTTCTCCATGCTGGACACGGAGATCACCGAGGTCCTCACGCCGACGAACGATGTGCGCAAGGGCGATTCCCTGGCCTTTGCACCGGAGTTTCAGGCCACGGTGCGGGCGCGTTACAACTGGGATCTCAACAATGGTCTGCGCGCTCACGTCATGCCCCACCTGGCGTATTCCGATGAGTCTTTCAGCGACATTATTGCCATCAACCGTCAAACGGTGGACTCCTGGCTGATGCTGGGCTTTACTGCGGGTGTTTCCAACACGCAGTGGACCGCCGAAGTGTACGTGGACAACCTCACCAATGAAGCTGCGGAGCTGTCCAACAACTTCGTGAATGACCGAGACCGCGTCACGCTGGCACGCCCCATGACGGGCGGCGTGCGCTTCACCTGGAACTTTGAGTGA
- a CDS encoding BCCT family transporter, with protein MKGSTDEKGPGSEGALGFSIDRGVFLPSTAILLLMVLGAAIAPDASNALLQKVQAGIVTYASWYYVLVVAVVLLSILIFSFSRFGDIKLGPDHSEPDYGAISWFAMLFAAGMGIGLMFFGVAEPVMHFLQPPHGEGSSVEAAGHAMTLTYFHWGLHAWAIYAIVALLLAYFSYRHGLPLTVRSAFYPLIGERIYGPAGAAIDVFAIVCTACGIATSLGFGVLQINAGLAYLFDIPVSPGVQVMLIVGTMILASISVAMGLNAGIKRLSELNIALSILLLIGVLIAGPTILILGATLESLGIYVSELISKTFTLYAYDPTDWLGGWTIFYWGWWLSWSPFVGLFIARISRGRTIREFTLGAMLVPCGFTLLWMGVFGNSAIDLILNEGAKELGEAVAANQAVALFRFLEYLPFSTFLSAVSLAMIVVFFVTSADSGALVLNMLSANGRDDTPVLQRVFWAAVIAAIASVLLIAGGLSSLQTAAIASALPFSLALLGAIWGFSKALSLDASQRSAQSVSPASGADGDWRSRLSNLLEFPEDRSVRKFLKESVAPTLREFSEELKSHEVDARVTEELRDKPCVRMEVLNGGEIDFVYEVRSRAHAMPDERLAGEAISSMAEGDRYYRAEVHLAQGGQDYCIMGWTREQIAHDVLSQYENHLHFLTTMR; from the coding sequence ATGAAAGGGTCGACGGACGAGAAAGGGCCCGGGAGCGAGGGCGCCCTGGGTTTCAGTATCGATCGAGGCGTGTTTCTGCCATCTACAGCGATACTGCTGTTGATGGTGCTTGGCGCCGCCATCGCGCCCGACGCGAGCAACGCCCTGCTGCAGAAGGTTCAGGCGGGCATCGTGACCTATGCCAGCTGGTACTACGTGCTCGTCGTCGCGGTCGTGCTCCTCAGTATTCTGATTTTCAGCTTCTCCCGCTTTGGCGACATCAAACTGGGTCCGGACCACTCGGAGCCTGATTATGGCGCCATAAGCTGGTTTGCCATGCTATTTGCCGCGGGCATGGGCATCGGTTTGATGTTTTTTGGCGTCGCCGAGCCGGTAATGCACTTTCTCCAGCCACCCCATGGTGAGGGCAGCAGCGTCGAGGCCGCGGGCCATGCCATGACCCTGACCTATTTTCACTGGGGTCTCCACGCCTGGGCGATTTACGCCATCGTCGCTCTGCTTCTGGCTTACTTCTCCTATCGTCACGGATTGCCCCTCACGGTGCGGTCGGCCTTCTATCCATTGATCGGTGAGCGCATCTACGGTCCCGCGGGGGCTGCAATCGACGTCTTCGCCATTGTCTGCACGGCCTGCGGTATTGCCACAAGCCTCGGTTTTGGCGTTCTGCAGATCAATGCGGGCCTCGCTTACCTCTTCGACATTCCCGTGAGTCCCGGAGTACAGGTCATGCTCATCGTGGGGACCATGATCCTGGCCAGTATTTCCGTCGCCATGGGTCTTAATGCGGGTATCAAGCGCCTGTCGGAGCTCAACATCGCCCTGTCTATCCTGCTCCTTATTGGCGTGCTCATCGCCGGTCCGACGATTCTCATCCTCGGGGCTACCCTGGAAAGCCTGGGCATTTACGTCAGCGAACTGATCAGCAAGACCTTTACCCTGTACGCCTACGACCCCACGGACTGGCTTGGCGGCTGGACCATCTTTTACTGGGGCTGGTGGTTGAGCTGGTCACCCTTCGTCGGTTTGTTTATCGCGAGAATTTCCCGGGGACGGACGATTCGGGAATTTACCCTCGGTGCCATGCTGGTGCCCTGCGGATTCACCCTGTTGTGGATGGGCGTCTTTGGCAACAGCGCCATCGACCTGATTCTCAATGAAGGGGCGAAAGAGCTCGGTGAGGCCGTTGCAGCCAATCAGGCCGTGGCGCTGTTTCGCTTTCTTGAGTATCTGCCTTTCTCGACCTTTTTATCCGCGGTGAGTCTGGCAATGATCGTGGTGTTCTTTGTGACTTCGGCAGACAGCGGCGCCCTGGTATTGAATATGCTGTCGGCCAACGGTCGCGACGATACGCCGGTGCTCCAGAGGGTGTTCTGGGCCGCCGTCATCGCTGCCATTGCCTCGGTACTGTTGATTGCGGGGGGGCTGTCATCGCTCCAGACAGCGGCGATTGCCAGCGCCCTGCCTTTTTCCCTGGCTCTCCTTGGCGCTATCTGGGGGTTCTCCAAGGCCCTGTCCCTGGACGCCAGCCAGCGCAGTGCGCAAAGTGTTTCGCCGGCGTCGGGTGCTGATGGCGATTGGCGGAGCCGACTGTCGAACCTTCTGGAGTTTCCTGAGGACCGCAGCGTACGCAAATTTCTGAAGGAATCCGTCGCGCCGACGCTCCGGGAATTCTCCGAGGAGCTTAAGAGTCACGAGGTAGACGCGCGGGTCACGGAGGAATTGCGTGATAAACCCTGTGTGCGCATGGAAGTGCTCAACGGCGGTGAAATTGACTTTGTGTACGAGGTGCGCAGCCGCGCCCATGCCATGCCCGATGAGCGTCTGGCGGGTGAGGCGATCTCATCTATGGCCGAGGGCGATCGCTACTATCGCGCCGAGGTGCATCTGGCCCAGGGCGGCCAGGATTACTGCATTATGGGTTGGACGCGGGAGCAAATCGCCCATGATGTGCTGAGCCAGTACGAAAACCACCTGCATTTTCTCACCACCATGCGCTGA